The following coding sequences lie in one Listeria ivanovii subsp. londoniensis genomic window:
- a CDS encoding ABC transporter permease, with translation MFLGLRELVYSKLRYILVTGIMVLIMLLSLILSGLANGLAYDNASSVADNGVPYYVLSKDAQDKLSRSQFPESKLAEVKKDENVKDAAVLGQSMQTLKRESDDKKFSVALFGIQPDSFLAPKISEGSSIQITKPDEIVVDSSLKSDGIKIGDVLMDDILNRELTVVGFTDNQKYSHAPVVYLNIATWQEINPVLYHQKIPQTSTIAIKTDNPDKGVTLSDKDLTTIDHKGFLNQIPGYSAEQMTLNMMIYFLIVIGGFILTAFFYVMTLQKTTQFGILKALGTKTSYLAKSIITQVVIISLISILISVGVTLVLPSIMPEAMPFRLSSMTIALYSGIFFLVALVGALLSLRRIAKVDALDAIRGGDE, from the coding sequence ATGTTTTTAGGTCTTCGCGAATTAGTTTATTCTAAGTTGCGCTATATTTTAGTAACAGGCATCATGGTTTTAATTATGTTACTATCACTTATTTTATCTGGGCTAGCAAATGGACTTGCCTATGATAATGCTTCATCCGTTGCAGATAACGGGGTTCCATATTATGTTCTCAGCAAAGACGCCCAAGACAAATTATCTCGCTCACAGTTTCCAGAATCCAAACTTGCAGAAGTGAAAAAAGACGAGAATGTAAAAGATGCTGCGGTTCTTGGACAATCCATGCAAACATTAAAACGAGAAAGCGATGACAAAAAATTCAGTGTGGCGCTTTTCGGAATTCAACCAGATAGTTTCCTTGCGCCAAAAATTTCAGAAGGAAGTAGCATTCAAATAACCAAACCAGATGAAATTGTAGTCGATTCTTCCCTTAAATCAGACGGAATTAAAATCGGCGATGTGCTAATGGATGATATTTTAAATAGAGAACTAACGGTGGTCGGTTTTACAGACAATCAAAAATACAGTCATGCGCCAGTTGTTTATCTTAACATCGCTACTTGGCAAGAAATCAACCCTGTCTTATATCACCAAAAAATCCCACAAACAAGTACAATTGCTATTAAAACAGACAATCCAGACAAAGGGGTAACACTTTCAGATAAAGATCTAACAACGATTGACCACAAAGGCTTTTTGAATCAAATCCCTGGGTATTCTGCTGAACAAATGACGCTTAATATGATGATTTATTTCTTAATTGTTATTGGCGGATTCATTCTGACAGCTTTCTTCTATGTAATGACGCTACAAAAAACGACCCAATTTGGTATTTTAAAGGCGCTCGGAACGAAAACAAGTTATTTAGCGAAGAGCATTATTACGCAAGTCGTGATTATTTCACTTATAAGCATTTTAATCAGCGTTGGTGTGACACTCGTTTTACCAAGCATTATGCCTGAAGCAATGCCATTTAGACTAAGTTCGATGACAATTGCGCTTTACAGTGGAATATTCTTCCTAGTCGCTTTAGTTGGAGCACTTTTATCACTTAGACGAATTGCTAAAGTAGACGCATTAGATGCTATTCGAGGAGGTGATGAATAA
- a CDS encoding glutamate decarboxylase — MLYSKENQESYLEPIFGSSAEDRDIPKYTLGKEPLEPRIAYQLVKDELLDEGSARQNLATFCQTYMEDEATKLMSETLEKNAIDKSEYPRTAELENRCVNIIADLWHAPKEQKFMGTSTIGSSEACMLGGMAMKFTWRNRAEKLGLDIHAKKPNLVISSGYQVCWEKFCVYWDIDMRIVPMDKDHMQLNTDQVLDYIDEYTIGVVGILGITYTGRYDDIYALNEKIEQYNSQTDYKVYIHVDAASGGFFTPFVEPDIIWDFRLKNVISINTSGHKYGLVYPGIGWVLWKDENYLPKELIFKVSYLGGEMPTMQINFSRSASHIIGQYYNFLRYGFEGYRTIHQKTSDVAQYLANAVKQTGYFDIYNDGSHLPIVCYKLKEDANISWTLYDLADRLQMRGWQVPAYPLPKSLENVIIQRYVCRADLGFNMAEEFIQDFKASIHELNNAHILFHDKQQSGVHGFTH; from the coding sequence ATGTTATATAGTAAAGAAAATCAAGAAAGTTATTTAGAACCCATTTTTGGATCCAGCGCAGAGGATCGTGATATTCCAAAATATACTCTCGGAAAAGAACCTTTAGAACCTCGTATCGCTTATCAATTAGTGAAAGATGAACTATTAGATGAAGGATCTGCTCGTCAAAATTTAGCTACTTTTTGCCAAACATATATGGAAGACGAAGCTACCAAATTAATGTCCGAAACCTTAGAAAAAAATGCCATTGATAAATCGGAGTATCCACGAACAGCGGAACTTGAAAATCGCTGCGTTAATATTATTGCAGATTTATGGCACGCACCAAAAGAACAAAAATTCATGGGGACTTCTACAATTGGCTCTAGTGAAGCTTGTATGTTAGGTGGAATGGCGATGAAATTCACTTGGCGAAATCGTGCAGAAAAGCTAGGCCTCGATATTCATGCCAAAAAACCAAACCTTGTCATTTCTTCCGGTTACCAAGTTTGTTGGGAAAAATTCTGTGTTTACTGGGATATTGACATGCGGATCGTACCAATGGATAAAGACCATATGCAACTAAATACCGACCAAGTGTTAGACTATATTGATGAATATACTATCGGCGTCGTCGGTATCCTTGGTATTACCTACACGGGACGTTACGACGACATCTACGCCCTTAATGAGAAAATTGAACAATACAACAGCCAAACAGATTACAAAGTATACATCCACGTTGATGCAGCAAGCGGAGGTTTCTTTACCCCATTTGTGGAACCTGACATCATTTGGGACTTCCGTTTAAAAAATGTTATTTCTATTAACACTTCTGGACATAAGTATGGGTTAGTCTATCCTGGTATTGGCTGGGTGCTTTGGAAGGATGAAAACTATTTGCCAAAAGAACTCATTTTCAAAGTTAGTTATCTTGGCGGAGAAATGCCAACAATGCAAATCAATTTTTCTAGGAGCGCTAGCCATATTATCGGCCAATATTATAATTTCCTACGCTATGGCTTTGAAGGCTACCGGACCATTCATCAAAAAACAAGTGATGTTGCACAATATCTTGCAAATGCCGTAAAACAAACTGGTTATTTCGACATTTATAATGACGGCTCCCATTTGCCAATTGTCTGCTATAAATTAAAAGAAGATGCAAACATTAGTTGGACGCTTTACGATTTAGCTGACCGCTTGCAAATGCGCGGATGGCAAGTACCAGCTTATCCACTACCAAAAAGTTTAGAAAACGTTATTATTCAACGCTATGTTTGTCGAGCTGACCTTGGTTTCAATATGGCTGAAGAATTTATCCAAGATTTCAAAGCTTCTATCCACGAACTAAATAACGCCCACATCCTTTTCCATGATAAACAGCAATCCGGTGTTCATGGCTTCACGCACTAA
- a CDS encoding helix-turn-helix domain-containing protein encodes MLINYIEKDIKRKCLICDFLFKNKHTDLDEVAEYMGTSRVTVKSDIQALNEELADLVTIQMNTCHDNLVYRCQLHNGVTERQALHKLYDRSMFLKCLAFLITNEDSKSFTDFMDQYFISHSHAYRLKHKVEAFLAETDLLLENNLITGKEYRVRYLIALLQAEYGILIVPLLDKEKRIVDDFMSVLNRRINVDNLAHNAEGHEYFRLLISMVFKRDIPTSAIILDEQCQKYIETSRFLDMVKESSKETLEKELGYAFSYNDYLYLMLIYYSTNFSIVDASMKRIELEQFNTLILKEADLQCLVGLFETYFGTEVVNHSLFRVALCYFLKKTLFDLQGLIPSNERLLDKKYQPLYLVVKNVLERWNELSDRYTLLIDSHIHYLTIHLYPLIYKWDNPVPICIFSFNLINFESCKFQVEQELGRKVVVNETMFNSVEELNLVLQESPMRTIVLCHPQCEMTLKKLVENGTVIPISLGFFDRDLEDVESAIQSLRMEEYEKRLACLKS; translated from the coding sequence ATGCTTATAAATTATATTGAGAAAGATATTAAACGGAAGTGTTTGATTTGTGATTTTCTATTTAAAAATAAGCATACGGATTTGGATGAAGTAGCAGAATATATGGGGACTTCGCGTGTTACGGTGAAATCGGATATTCAAGCGCTAAATGAAGAATTAGCTGATTTAGTGACAATTCAAATGAACACTTGCCATGATAATTTGGTGTACCGATGTCAGCTGCATAATGGAGTGACAGAACGACAGGCTTTACATAAACTATATGACAGGTCTATGTTCTTAAAATGTTTGGCCTTTTTAATTACAAATGAGGATTCTAAAAGTTTTACGGATTTTATGGATCAGTATTTTATCTCCCATTCACATGCTTATCGACTGAAACACAAAGTTGAGGCGTTTTTAGCAGAGACAGATCTATTACTAGAAAATAATTTGATTACAGGAAAAGAATATCGAGTCCGCTATTTGATTGCACTTCTGCAGGCTGAGTATGGAATCCTTATTGTTCCACTTTTAGATAAGGAAAAAAGAATAGTAGATGACTTCATGTCGGTGCTTAATAGGCGGATAAATGTGGACAATTTAGCACATAATGCGGAAGGGCATGAATATTTTAGATTGCTTATTTCGATGGTCTTTAAAAGAGATATTCCGACAAGTGCGATAATTTTGGATGAGCAATGTCAGAAATATATTGAGACTTCTCGTTTTTTGGATATGGTGAAAGAAAGCAGCAAAGAGACATTAGAAAAAGAGCTGGGTTATGCTTTTTCGTATAATGATTATCTTTATTTAATGTTGATTTATTACTCGACTAATTTCAGTATTGTGGATGCTTCAATGAAACGAATAGAGTTAGAGCAATTTAATACACTTATTTTAAAAGAAGCTGATTTACAATGTTTAGTTGGTTTATTTGAAACTTATTTTGGAACAGAAGTGGTGAATCATTCACTTTTTCGAGTGGCACTTTGTTATTTTTTAAAGAAGACATTGTTTGATTTGCAAGGGCTTATCCCGAGTAATGAACGGTTGCTTGATAAAAAATACCAGCCACTTTATTTGGTCGTAAAAAATGTGTTGGAGCGTTGGAATGAACTTAGTGATCGCTATACATTGTTAATTGATTCGCATATTCATTATTTAACGATTCATTTGTATCCGCTAATCTATAAATGGGATAATCCAGTACCAATTTGCATTTTCTCGTTTAACCTAATTAATTTTGAGTCTTGTAAATTTCAGGTGGAACAGGAGCTTGGTCGTAAAGTGGTAGTAAATGAGACAATGTTTAACTCTGTGGAGGAGTTGAATTTGGTTTTACAGGAATCTCCTATGCGTACAATTGTGCTTTGTCATCCGCAGTGTGAGATGACATTAAAAAAATTAGTGGAAAATGGGACAGTTATTCCGATTTCGCTTGGTTTTTTTGACAGAGATTTGGAAGATGTGGAAAGTGCGATTCAGTCACTTCGGATGGAAGAATATGAAAAAAGGCTAGCCTGTTTGAAGAGCTAG
- a CDS encoding glucose-6-phosphate isomerase yields MTHIKFDYSKALRFFEERELDYLEPAVKAAHDALHNGTGAGSDALGWINLPTDYDKEEFARIKKATEKIHSDSEVLIVIGIGGSYLGARAAIETLNHSFYNVLEKGARKTPQVFFAGNSISSSYLHDLIEVVGDRDFSVNVISKSGTTTEPAIAFRVFKELLIKKYGEEGAKKRIYATTDKAKGALKTLSDNEGYETFVVPDDVGGRFSVLTAVGLLPIAVSGVDIDALMNGAAAASKDFAKPELKNNIAYQYAAARNVLYRKGKVTELLISYEPGLQYFNEWWKQLFGESEGKDKKGIYPSSANFSTDLHSIGQYIQDGRRNLFETVVKVDKPRHNLTINKEEVDLDGLNYLAGETVDFVNTKAFEGTLLAHTDGEVPNFVVEVPELDAYTFGYLVYFFEKAVAISGYLNGVNPFDQPGVEAYKANMFALLGKPGFEEKKAELEKRLNN; encoded by the coding sequence ATGACACATATTAAATTTGATTATTCCAAAGCGCTCCGTTTTTTTGAAGAACGCGAACTTGATTACCTTGAACCAGCAGTAAAAGCAGCACATGATGCATTACATAATGGGACTGGTGCGGGAAGTGACGCACTTGGTTGGATTAACTTGCCAACAGACTACGACAAAGAAGAATTTGCTCGTATCAAAAAAGCAACAGAAAAAATCCACAGTGATTCAGAAGTGTTAATCGTTATCGGTATCGGCGGTTCTTACCTTGGAGCACGCGCAGCTATCGAAACATTAAATCATTCCTTCTATAATGTACTTGAAAAAGGTGCTCGCAAAACACCACAAGTATTTTTTGCAGGAAATAGCATTAGCTCTTCCTACTTACATGACTTAATTGAAGTAGTTGGCGACCGTGATTTCTCCGTTAACGTTATTTCTAAATCCGGTACAACAACAGAACCAGCAATTGCTTTCCGCGTATTCAAAGAACTTTTAATTAAGAAATACGGTGAAGAAGGCGCGAAAAAACGTATCTACGCAACAACTGATAAAGCAAAAGGCGCTTTAAAAACATTATCTGATAATGAAGGCTACGAAACATTTGTTGTTCCAGATGACGTAGGCGGACGTTTCTCCGTTTTAACAGCAGTAGGATTACTTCCGATCGCAGTTAGTGGCGTAGACATTGACGCATTAATGAACGGCGCAGCAGCAGCAAGTAAAGATTTCGCCAAACCAGAACTTAAAAACAACATTGCTTATCAATATGCAGCAGCTCGTAATGTGCTTTATCGCAAAGGAAAAGTAACTGAACTTCTAATTAGCTACGAACCAGGTTTGCAGTACTTTAACGAGTGGTGGAAACAATTATTTGGCGAAAGTGAAGGGAAAGACAAAAAAGGTATTTATCCATCCAGCGCTAATTTCTCCACTGATTTGCATTCGATTGGACAATATATCCAAGATGGACGTCGTAACCTATTTGAAACTGTTGTGAAGGTGGACAAACCTCGCCACAATCTAACTATCAATAAAGAAGAAGTAGATTTAGATGGTCTTAACTATCTTGCTGGTGAAACAGTTGATTTCGTTAACACAAAAGCTTTTGAAGGTACACTACTAGCTCATACAGACGGTGAAGTACCAAACTTTGTTGTCGAAGTACCTGAACTAGATGCGTATACATTCGGTTACCTAGTATACTTCTTTGAAAAAGCAGTCGCAATCAGCGGCTACCTTAATGGCGTAAATCCATTTGACCAACCAGGAGTAGAAGCATACAAAGCAAATATGTTCGCTCTTCTTGGCAAACCAGGATTTGAAGAGAAAAAAGCAGAACTAGAAAAACGTTTAAACAACTAA
- a CDS encoding MalY/PatB family protein — MSQFDEVIPRNGTNSEKWDGAEELFGRKDIIPMWVADMDFRAPKPVLDAFQRQIDHGIFGYSTKSEGLVDAVINWNKNQHQFEIDSSTLFFNGAVVPTISLSVRSLTNKGDSVLMVSPIYPPFFNITKATERKVVMSPLVYENHQYHMDFHDLETRIKEENVKLFLLCNPQNPGGRCFSKEELVQLAELCEKYQIPIISDEIHADLVMKPHKHIPMMVAAPFYADQIITLMAATKTFNLAAIKASYYIITNKDYQEKFVAEQKYAATNGLNVFGIIGTEAAYRYGAPWLNELKDYIYSNYDYVKTSLEKEVPEIGVTDLEATYLMWLDCRSLAKDEKAIYADLIEAGVGVQMGSGFGYSGKGFIRLNIACPKETLEKGVKLLIEGLKK, encoded by the coding sequence TTGAGTCAATTTGATGAAGTCATTCCGCGTAATGGAACTAATTCAGAAAAGTGGGACGGGGCAGAAGAATTATTTGGTCGTAAAGATATTATCCCCATGTGGGTAGCAGACATGGATTTCCGTGCACCAAAACCAGTACTTGATGCTTTCCAGCGTCAAATCGATCACGGGATTTTTGGTTATTCAACAAAATCAGAGGGACTTGTCGATGCTGTTATCAATTGGAATAAGAATCAGCATCAGTTCGAAATTGATTCTAGTACACTTTTCTTTAACGGGGCAGTTGTTCCGACAATTTCGCTTTCGGTTCGCTCGCTTACTAATAAAGGTGATTCGGTACTGATGGTCTCGCCAATTTATCCACCGTTCTTCAATATAACCAAAGCAACGGAACGAAAAGTAGTGATGTCTCCTTTAGTATATGAAAATCACCAATATCATATGGATTTTCATGATTTAGAAACTCGTATAAAAGAAGAAAATGTAAAACTATTCTTACTGTGTAATCCTCAAAATCCGGGTGGTCGTTGTTTTTCAAAAGAGGAATTAGTGCAATTAGCTGAACTTTGCGAAAAATACCAAATCCCGATTATTTCTGATGAAATTCATGCCGATTTAGTTATGAAGCCTCACAAACACATTCCAATGATGGTTGCAGCACCGTTTTATGCTGACCAAATTATTACATTGATGGCAGCGACAAAAACATTCAATTTAGCAGCTATTAAAGCTTCCTACTATATTATTACGAATAAAGATTACCAAGAAAAATTTGTTGCAGAACAAAAATATGCCGCTACAAATGGGCTTAACGTTTTTGGAATTATTGGTACAGAAGCAGCTTATCGCTACGGAGCTCCTTGGCTTAATGAGCTAAAGGATTATATTTACAGTAATTATGACTATGTAAAAACTAGTCTTGAAAAAGAAGTTCCAGAAATTGGTGTCACAGATTTAGAAGCTACTTACCTAATGTGGCTTGACTGCCGTTCATTAGCCAAAGATGAAAAAGCCATTTATGCTGATTTAATAGAAGCAGGTGTTGGTGTTCAAATGGGCTCCGGGTTTGGTTATTCAGGCAAAGGGTTCATTCGCCTGAACATTGCCTGCCCAAAAGAAACACTTGAAAAAGGCGTAAAACTTCTTATTGAAGGGCTTAAAAAATAG
- a CDS encoding NUDIX hydrolase yields MKRSIHVQAFVYNEKKDEVLVVRNRNMTWTFPGGQVEPDQTMEEAIANKVKSQTNIDVKVESILSCKERRATWEHVCTFVFRAKPTGDIAAVEHDDSVFHVKWLPIPLADDLLNIDQLTLNELLRSEGVLYENYT; encoded by the coding sequence GTGAAAAGGTCTATTCATGTGCAAGCATTTGTTTACAATGAGAAGAAAGATGAAGTATTGGTAGTAAGAAATCGCAATATGACTTGGACGTTTCCAGGTGGACAAGTAGAACCCGATCAAACAATGGAAGAGGCTATCGCTAACAAAGTAAAAAGTCAAACGAATATAGATGTGAAAGTCGAGTCCATTTTGTCCTGCAAAGAGCGACGTGCTACTTGGGAGCATGTTTGTACATTCGTCTTTCGGGCAAAACCAACTGGAGACATAGCAGCTGTCGAACATGACGATAGTGTATTCCATGTAAAATGGCTTCCGATTCCACTTGCAGATGATTTATTAAATATAGACCAATTAACTTTAAATGAACTGCTTAGAAGCGAAGGCGTCCTATATGAAAACTATACCTAA
- the gadC gene encoding glutamate:gamma-aminobutyrate antiporter: MSKQTKSLTLFGFFAITASMVMTVYEYPTFATSGFHLVFFLLLGGFLWFLPVALCAAEMATVDGWQEGGIFSWVGSTLGERFGFAAIFFQWFQITVGFVTMIYFILGALSYVFDFPALESNPLIKFIGVVVIFWGLTFSQLGGTKNTAKIAKFGFIIGILIPAVILFVLGIAYVVGGNPLHVQFSTEAFIPDFSKASTLVIFVSFVLAYMGVEASASHVNEMKNPKRDYPLAMIMLVILAIALNTIGGLTISAVLPLNDLSLSSGVVQTFQALILHFGSGLGWAVKLIAIMIALGVMGEVSAWVVGPSRGMYTAAEQGLLPEKMKKVNKHGVPVPLIMMQGVVVTIWAAILTFGGGGNNLSFLTAISLTVVIYLVGYLLFFIGYLVLIFKKGNLHRTYQIPGGKVVKTIIALVGLATSIFALCISFVPPASIAEKNHMTYSIILSISFVVTVLIPFIIYAVHDKKNIEPKNVTHIDSNSINKFTHPRARGEHIINPDEKHIMNQDKL, encoded by the coding sequence ATGTCTAAGCAAACAAAATCTTTAACATTATTTGGATTTTTCGCCATTACGGCATCGATGGTTATGACTGTTTATGAATATCCAACTTTTGCTACTTCTGGTTTTCATTTAGTATTTTTCTTATTACTTGGTGGTTTTTTATGGTTTTTGCCAGTTGCCTTATGTGCAGCAGAAATGGCCACTGTCGATGGTTGGCAAGAAGGAGGGATATTTTCTTGGGTCGGAAGTACGCTTGGGGAACGCTTTGGATTCGCGGCGATTTTCTTTCAGTGGTTTCAAATTACTGTCGGCTTTGTCACAATGATTTATTTTATTCTCGGGGCACTTTCCTATGTATTTGATTTTCCTGCGCTTGAGTCAAACCCGCTTATTAAATTTATTGGGGTGGTAGTTATTTTTTGGGGACTTACTTTCTCCCAACTAGGAGGAACGAAAAATACTGCTAAAATAGCCAAATTTGGTTTTATTATCGGTATTCTCATCCCGGCAGTCATTTTATTTGTTTTAGGTATTGCATATGTCGTCGGTGGAAATCCGCTTCATGTTCAATTTTCCACTGAGGCGTTCATACCAGATTTTTCAAAAGCTTCAACATTAGTGATCTTCGTGTCATTTGTTCTCGCTTACATGGGTGTTGAAGCTTCCGCAAGCCATGTAAATGAAATGAAAAATCCGAAGCGAGATTATCCGCTTGCAATGATTATGCTTGTTATCCTTGCAATCGCACTGAATACTATCGGCGGTTTAACTATTTCTGCTGTTTTACCATTAAACGATCTATCTCTTAGTTCTGGTGTAGTACAAACATTCCAAGCTTTAATCCTTCACTTTGGCTCCGGACTTGGTTGGGCAGTCAAACTAATCGCTATCATGATTGCGCTTGGTGTTATGGGGGAAGTTAGCGCTTGGGTAGTTGGTCCATCTCGCGGCATGTATACTGCGGCAGAGCAAGGACTACTTCCAGAAAAAATGAAGAAAGTAAATAAACACGGTGTTCCTGTACCGCTCATTATGATGCAAGGTGTAGTTGTCACTATTTGGGCAGCTATTCTAACATTTGGTGGTGGAGGAAATAATTTGTCCTTCCTAACAGCTATTTCTTTAACCGTTGTCATTTATTTAGTCGGATACTTATTGTTCTTTATCGGCTATCTCGTACTTATTTTTAAAAAAGGAAATTTACACCGCACATACCAAATCCCAGGTGGCAAAGTCGTCAAAACTATTATTGCATTAGTCGGTTTAGCCACATCTATTTTTGCTCTATGTATTTCCTTTGTTCCACCAGCATCTATCGCCGAAAAAAATCATATGACATACAGTATCATTTTGTCAATTAGCTTTGTCGTGACAGTTTTAATTCCTTTTATCATTTATGCAGTTCATGACAAAAAGAATATCGAACCAAAAAACGTCACGCATATTGATTCCAACAGTATTAACAAATTCACTCATCCTAGAGCTCGCGGTGAGCATATTATTAATCCAGACGAAAAACATATTATGAACCAAGACAAATTATAG
- a CDS encoding Rrf2 family transcriptional regulator — protein MKLSKSMDQVFCIMTMLYTQKADVPISSVTIHHRLRDSSPSYISKILRKLVVSGLINSVSGNNGGFTLAKDPEEINLLDIVEAVEGKIDTYPDSDLIHTVFSDYHEFAESGIHTITSAFRNADKEYANYLYSQKLAVLVEQVIGKERTTIIDWNEA, from the coding sequence ATGAAGTTGAGTAAAAGTATGGACCAGGTATTTTGTATTATGACGATGTTGTACACCCAGAAGGCAGATGTTCCCATTTCTTCCGTAACTATCCATCACCGTTTACGTGATTCGTCACCATCTTACATTAGTAAAATCTTAAGAAAACTAGTTGTTAGCGGACTGATTAATTCAGTATCTGGAAACAACGGCGGGTTCACACTTGCCAAAGATCCAGAAGAAATCAATTTGTTAGACATTGTAGAAGCGGTGGAAGGAAAAATCGACACATACCCAGACTCAGACTTAATCCACACTGTTTTCTCCGACTATCACGAATTTGCAGAGTCCGGTATTCATACCATTACAAGTGCTTTTAGAAATGCGGATAAAGAATACGCTAATTATCTCTACTCACAAAAATTAGCTGTTTTAGTCGAGCAAGTTATTGGGAAAGAACGGACAACTATCATAGATTGGAACGAAGCGTAA
- the yugI gene encoding S1 domain-containing post-transcriptional regulator GSP13, producing MSTFKVGEVVSGKIAGIQSYGAFVALNESTQGLVHISEITHGFVKDIHDFLEVGQAVKVKILDIDEEKNKISLSIRATEDAPKEQSAKKKNVSSGENDEGFNTLRDKLEEWIKKADK from the coding sequence ATGAGTACATTCAAAGTAGGAGAAGTAGTTTCTGGAAAAATCGCTGGAATTCAAAGTTACGGGGCGTTTGTAGCATTAAATGAGTCTACACAAGGTTTAGTCCATATTTCAGAAATTACACATGGTTTTGTAAAAGACATCCATGATTTCTTAGAAGTAGGACAAGCGGTCAAAGTGAAAATTTTAGACATTGATGAAGAAAAAAACAAAATTAGTCTTTCTATTAGAGCTACCGAAGACGCACCAAAAGAACAATCGGCTAAAAAGAAAAACGTATCATCTGGTGAAAATGATGAAGGATTTAATACACTGCGGGATAAATTAGAAGAATGGATAAAAAAAGCAGATAAATGA
- a CDS encoding DeoR/GlpR family DNA-binding transcription regulator: MLSIERKRAIVQYVKNRKIATVNELAKHFEVHEATIRRDLTSLEKDKKLKRTHGGVMIEEKVVSEPNWKKRSEVRFEEKQRIATLAATMVKDGDTIILDAGTTTGHIATALKERSKLTVITNDINVASIMRFSPSKVIVTGGVIYPETFILNGMITSGTLQSIHVHKAFVTTPALDIDKGLMHYDEYLIPAKQQMLHSADEVILVTDHTKFGRISLYKYATLDEISSIITGKEIDPVLKEQFEEKGMQIYTT, encoded by the coding sequence GTGCTATCGATTGAACGGAAACGAGCCATTGTCCAATATGTTAAAAACCGGAAAATAGCGACTGTCAATGAACTAGCTAAACATTTTGAAGTTCATGAAGCAACCATTCGTCGCGACTTAACATCTCTAGAAAAAGACAAAAAACTAAAAAGAACGCATGGCGGTGTAATGATTGAAGAAAAAGTAGTTTCCGAACCCAACTGGAAAAAACGTAGTGAAGTCCGCTTTGAAGAAAAGCAACGAATCGCTACTTTGGCTGCTACGATGGTCAAAGATGGAGACACGATCATCCTAGATGCCGGAACAACAACCGGGCATATTGCAACAGCTTTAAAAGAGCGCTCGAAGCTAACAGTTATTACAAATGATATTAATGTTGCTTCTATTATGCGCTTCTCTCCATCTAAAGTAATTGTAACTGGTGGAGTTATTTATCCAGAGACATTCATATTGAATGGCATGATAACTAGTGGAACATTACAAAGTATCCATGTACACAAAGCATTTGTAACGACACCGGCACTTGATATTGACAAAGGTTTGATGCATTATGACGAATACCTTATTCCTGCCAAACAACAAATGCTCCATTCTGCTGATGAAGTGATTTTAGTCACCGATCATACGAAGTTCGGTCGCATTTCATTATACAAATATGCCACGCTTGATGAAATCTCTTCAATAATTACTGGGAAAGAAATAGATCCGGTCTTAAAAGAGCAGTTTGAAGAAAAAGGAATGCAAATTTATACAACTTAA